TATAATCACGCCCCACAGGCCCCTTAGCTCAGTGGTTAGAGCAGGCGACTCATAATCGCTTGGTCGCTGGTTCAAGTCCAGCAGGGGCCACCAAATAAAACAAGGAGTTAGATGAGAAATCGTCTGACTCCTTTTTCTTTGGATGCGATTCAGGTGATGTAGTGGGTGACGTAAGTGAATGGCTGGGTGACGCAAGCAGCTTGGGTTTAAATGTCTGTCTGGATGTTTGCCAGAATCCTGATTCCCTGTTTTCGAAAAGCCTTACAGCCGTTCGATTCAATCATCAACACAGCCTTATCTGAACCATCCCAGGATTACAGGTCAAAAACAAGTTATGAGTTTCGACGATTCCATTCAGCAACTGCGCAAAGAACAGCTCGCGCACCAGTCAGATGCAGAACGCTTTATCAGTGTTAAGTCTCTTTTTGAACAGCTTAAACAACTTTACGCAGATCAAAGTTACAATGCCTTGTGTCTTCTGGCATTGAAAAAGTATCGAAGTGCAAAAGTGCAGCCATCACTTCACTGGTTTAGTGATGGACGTTGGAGCGACATTCCGCCAGTTGCCTTTTTTCAGCTTTTAGATAAACACGGCGCACCAAACATAGGTGCCCCTGATTACTATCCGAATGCTGAGGCAGCACTGCGAGCAGTGAGAGATGATGTCATGAATACTAATAAGCTGGCTGATTGTGGTTTTCTTCGTACAGAAATTACTGCTGCGCTTGGGATTACACTTGATACGGCAAGACCAGAAGAGCTGGCAAGTGAACAAGATAGCTCGGACATAAAAGCCGAAAACCTGGTACTTAAAGAAAAAATTGAGGCGCTGGAAAAACGTCTGGCTGCTCCTATAGAGAAAGCCGAAACTTATGCAGCTAAACGGGAAGAGTTTCTCATTGCTGTCATAGCCAGTTTGTACGATAAAAACAGGCTCACCTCTTCAAAAGATCTACTGCCAAAAGCGCCAGAGCTTTTGAGGTTGGTCGAAAGTAAGATCCCGCTATTCTGGCCAGCGGAAGGGTGTTTTCCAATGAGTGAAGAGCAATGCCTGAAAAATCTTCGGGAAGCGATTAGCCTGCTTGAACGCGACGTGACTGATCTTCATCAGTTGCGGATTGAAAAGAGACAGATGCAAAAAACAAGAAAAATTAAGTCATCTTAATCAGCAGGATAACAAAGGTCACCAAGGTATCTTTCTAAGGTATCCACGACATAAACCCTCTCGGTTTTTAAGATACGTTTCATATTGATTCGCTACCGAGAAATTTAACATGAAACATATCAATTCTTTATCAACGACTGTCAGTCACCTTCCGGGCCCTCAACGTCTGATCCGTATATGTGAGATGCTTGATCTCCTGAATTGCAGCCGAACCACCCTTTACCGCTGGGTAATCAGCGGTGAGTTTCCTGCGCCAAAAAAACGTGCAGGCAGAACTATGGGCTGGACAGTCACACAGTATCAACAGTGGCTCGATAACTGCTGCTAAACCTCTAAGCAAGGCTGGAATTTCCAGCCTTTCTTTTTATCTGCTGATGCAACCATTTGAAACAACAAGCGCATCAAATCGTTATCAATCCGTGATTCTGATACATCCGTAACCCTATGATAAACAGTGAAATTGGCAGTCTGGATTCAGCCCATCAGGAGCCGGTAATTAATAATATTACGCGCAGTACGGTTTATCCGGATATCCGGGCTAAAGGCGAGTTTCTGTATGACGATGTTCTCTGGCCAGTCATGCCTGAAGAGAGTCAGCAGGA
This DNA window, taken from Mixta gaviniae, encodes the following:
- a CDS encoding helix-turn-helix transcriptional regulator, which produces MKHINSLSTTVSHLPGPQRLIRICEMLDLLNCSRTTLYRWVISGEFPAPKKRAGRTMGWTVTQYQQWLDNCC